From Littorina saxatilis isolate snail1 unplaced genomic scaffold, US_GU_Lsax_2.0 scaffold_1266, whole genome shotgun sequence, a single genomic window includes:
- the LOC138956436 gene encoding potassium channel subfamily K member 12-like, protein MTTPRTVPGKIVLIFYGFFGCAGAILFFNLFLERIITFLAYILRAIHERDLRRKGLAKDPKNRRASEASEDDQLDSWKPSVYWVMLILLLGALVVAVCASSMYYPVEDWTYFEAIYFCFVTFATIGFGDYVVSQKSEYTNVHLYRLGNFVFIVLGCCCIYSLFNVTSIVIKQVLNWLLRRLNCDCNCRLKKPPMTRRNAITPGAIHRGGKAPTVTVTDADGDSDSEYRRNSGEMISMKDFLQANKISLAMMQKQLWETAQSGRANNNNSGFQGGVGPLAILNRKLGQDEFDPAI, encoded by the coding sequence ATGACAACTCCAAGGACAGTGCCGGGGAAGATCGTCCTCATCTTCTATGGCTTTTTCGGCTGTGCCGGAGCCATCCTGTTCTTCAACCTTTTCCTGGAGCGCATCATCACCTTCCTTGCCTACATCCTGCGCGCCATCCACGAACGGGACCTCAGGCGGAAGGGCCTCGCCAAGGACCCCAAGAACCGTCGGGCATCCGAGGCGTCTGAGGACGATCAGCTGGACTCTTGGAAGCCGTCAGTGTACTGGGTGATGCTGATTCTGCTGCTGGGGGCGCTGGTGGTGGCCGTGTGTGCCTCCTCCATGTACTACCCCGTGGAGGACTGGACTTATTTCGAGGCCATCTACTTCTGCTTCGTCACCTTCGCCACGATAGGCTTCGGGGACTAcgtggtcagccagaagagtgAGTACACCAACGTGCACCTCTACCGCCTGGGCAACTTCGTCTTCATCGTGCTGGGCTGCTGCTGCATCTACAGCCTCTTCAATGTCACCTCCATCGTCATCAAGCAGGTGCTCAACTGGCTGCTCCGGAGGCTCAACTGTGACTGCAACTGCAGGCTGAAGAAGCCTCCCATGACTCGACGTAACGCCATCACGCCGGGGGCCATCCACAGAGGGGGCAAGGCTCCCACCGTCACCGTCACTGACGCAGATGGAGATTCGGACTCAGAGTACCGGCGGAACTCGGGCGAGATGATCTCCATGAAAGATTTCCTGCAGGCCAACAAGATCTCGCTGGCCATGATGCAAAAGCAGCTATGGGAGACTGCTCAGAGCGGGAGggctaacaacaacaatagcggCTTTCAGGGTGGCGTGGGCCCGCTAGCCATCCTCAACAGAAAACTTGGACAGGACGAGTTTGATCCTGCTATATGA